The sequence below is a genomic window from Tachyglossus aculeatus isolate mTacAcu1 chromosome X1, mTacAcu1.pri, whole genome shotgun sequence.
GTAACTTTCTTTTTGTTTGCTTCTTTCAATCCACTGAAGTTTGTGGAAATACAGGTCAACTTATTACAATTGTCAGGCAAGGATGCATGAAAAATGCACCACCTGTCCAATGATCAAATACCCCATTATCCATTTTCCAAAAATCCAAATTCACTATAACTCATTAGAGCTTTGTTTGGGGCTAGGAATGAGAGCTAAAAAAAGACAGGGCTATGGTTAAATTTAGagttgaggagaagaaaaaggttaAAATTAGAGGTCAAGGAAAGGGATAATTAGATGACTGATATATGAATATTTGATTTTATCAGTGATTGACCATTagttgtttttttattatttttttcatgaCCACCGTGAATAAGATTTTTGGAGATATAAAAGCCAGGTTAAGAAAAGTCACCAGAGAACCCCAAATTCCTAcaagtgaatgtgtgtgtgtgtgtgtgtgtgtgtgtgtgtgcttgcgtgTGTGTGCTGAAAGGATATGATTTAGGGGAAGGCTGTTGGCCTCTTCTCCTTACCTGTTCCCCCATCAGGTCTGCCACAATAATGAAGTGGATTCCAGAGAGAccaacgtgctctttccacatctcccttcatccttccctcttcattaTTCTAAGGGAAATCCACTCCACAACTGAACTACATGCTGAGGACAAAAAATATTCAGCAGCAATAAAGGAGCAAGCAGTTTCAAattttccctctttgtctctcagcAGCTATATGAGCCCCATGGAAGGAGTAAACCAGACCAGAGACTCTGAATTTGTCCTCCTGGGTCTGTTGGGCTctccaaagcagcagcagcagcagcagcagttgatCTTCTGGCTGTTCCTGTGGTTGTACCTGCTCGGGGGGACAGGGAACCTGTTCATGATCCTGGCCACTAGCTCCAACCcactcctccacacccccatgtatttcttcctcagtaacCTGTCTTTCATCGATCTCTGCCTCATAACCACTACAGTTCCCAAGATGCTGCTCAACATCCAAACCCGGAAGCAAACCATCTCCTACGCCGGCTGCCTGACCCAGATGTATTTTGCCAATATTCTCTTAGGTATGGACAACTTGATTCTGGGTGTCATGGCGCTTGACCGcaacgtggccatctgccacccgctCCGCTACACCTCCGTCATGCTCCCTTCTCTGTGTGCCCTGCTGGTGGCTGTGCCCTGGGTTCTCACTAACCTCATTTCTCTCGCACTCACCCTCCTGACCGCTCGGTTATCCTTCTGTGGCAACAACGAGATACCTCACTTCTTCTGCGATATCAACATGTTACtaaaactctcctgctctgaTACCCGCGGTGAAGAAATCTTCCTGTTAATTTTGACCTCGGTGTTTGGCATGCCTCCCCTGGTGTGTATCCTTGTCTCTTACTCCCGCATTGTTGCAACTGTGCTGAGAATTCCATCTGCCAAAGGGAAGCAAAAAGCCTTcaccacctgtggctctcacctcACTGTGGTGGCCTTATTCTATGGTGCTGGCCTTGCGGTGTTTttcacccctccatcctcccactcTAAGGGGAAGGACCCAGCCCCATCTGTGATGTACATGGTAGTCACCCCCATGttgaaccctttcatctacagcctgaggaacaaggacatgaaagggGTGGTGAAGAAATGGGCCTGTTGAAAACAAGTGCCCTCCCACAGACACTGACACctgttctttctttttccttttttttaatggcatttgttaggtgcttaccatgtgccaggcactgtgctaggcgctggggtagatacaaactaatcagattggacacaatccatgtcccacatagggctcacaatcttaatccccattttacagatgaggaaactgaggcccagagaagtgaagtgacttgcccaagatcacacagcatatgaGGCCGGGGGAGCAgcctcccagatccatgctctttccattaggccatgctgcttcccacattgcTTCTTGCAGCTTGGTAACCCCATTTCACAGCATTCACAATTCATCCATCTGCATCTGCACCTATCCACTCATCATTATATCCTATCACTAATAATAGTCTCACCTCacctctgttccacatgagatgGAAAGGAGACCAtcataccaatcaacctacgcatcaggcaaaaactcatcaccctcggtttcaaggctctccatcacctcgtcccctcctacctcacctcccttctctccttctacagcccagcccgcaccctctgctcctctgctgctaatctcctcacggtgcctcgttctcgcctgtccaatcTGGcaatatgtgttgccaatctgtacttcccaagcgcttagtacagtgctctgcacatagtaagctctcaataaatacgattgattgattgtcccactatcgacccccagcccacgtcatccccctggcctggaatgccctccctccccacatccaccaagctagctctcttcctcccttcaaagccctactgagagctcacctcctccaggaggcctttccagactgagccccctccttcctccctccctcctccccctccccatccccccccgccttacctccttcccttccccacagcacctgtatatatgcatatatgtttgtacgtatttattactctatttatttattttatttgtacatatttattctatttattttattttgttaatatgttttgttttgttgtctgtctcccccttctagactgtgagcccactgttgggtaaggaccgtctctatatgttgccaacttgtacttcccaagcgcttagtatagtgctctgcacacagtaagtgctcaataaatacgattgaatgaatgaaaatgaatgaatattgaacgaCTCCTGCAAGTGGCACACTCGATtaggtgtttgagagagtaccgCAGATGTAAGAGACAGAATCCTTgttctcaaggagcctacaatcaagTCAGAGTGCCTGTGTAGAGCCAGCATACCAAATGGGGCATGTCTACCCTGAGAGAAAGGAGGACAGACAGATGAGAAAGTTTTATAGTTGAGAAAGCCGAAACCTAAGCAACAGTCAAGGCTTATAATGTAATTTTTTTCATTTCAAGTGAAGGGATGCAACCCGGCGAAGGAAACTcagtggagagaagagaagaagacctATTAAGAGGGTGGGACGTCTAGAGGTGATAGTAACATGGTACAGATATACTTTGAGAATAAACAAATGATTGTAAAATTTAGAGAAATAAATGAtaggctgtaaatttgttgtgggcagggaatgtgcctgttaattgttgtatatTGTATGTtgtgtattattgtactctcccaagcacttagtacagtgctctgcacacagtaagtgatcagtaaagacaattgactgactgactggctgactggggTTCTATCTCCagtcccaccacttgcctgctgtgtgacctaggtagagtcacttaacttctctggatctcagtgtcctcctctgtaaattagggattaaatacttgttctccttccctcttagactgtgagctctatgtggggcagaaactgtctgatctgatcatcttgtatccaatcaattagccaatcaatggtgtttattgagtgctttctatgtgcagagtactgtattaaccgcttgggagagtaataataagagtacagcacaacagagttagcagatatgtttcctgcccacgacgagcttacagtttagagggggagacagagattcatataaataattcataatatgaaatttaaagatatgtacgtaagtgctgtggagttgaggatggggcaattaccaaatacccaaagctctcagatccaagtgcacagacaacgcagaagggagaaggagctggggaaaaaaagggcttaaacagggaaggcctgttggagatgtgaccttaataatgctttgaaggtggggagagtggtggtctggcatatatggaggtggAGGATGTTCCAGATTagtgggaggaaatgggaaagaggtcagcaaTGTGATAGATGGGAtccgggcacagtgagtaagctggcactagaggagcagactgtgtgggatgggctgtagtgagagatcagtgaggtaaggtaagatggggcatgctgagtgactgctttaaagctgacagtaaggagtttctgaatctaccccagtgcttagcacagtatttgggaCAGGGTACGGTATGACAAATCTAATCCGACTTCATGGACAGCGATCATCATATCTGGTGAATTCCTCCAAGATTTACCATTTTCTGGGTAGCTTTATGAGTGTTATTGAGCCAAGTGCCCCCAGCCTGATTTGTCCAGCAGGCTGTGTTCCCTCTGATGCTCTGAAATTTCACCCAGAAGCTTTCATTGATCATAGTGCTCTAGTCCAAAGCCTTGTCAAGTGCCAGGGACCAGTAGTGGGAGAGAGGACCTGGGGAGTGGATGGACCAGGCAGTGCCAGTGGCAAACATGCCaggagagttggaggaggagagacaggagggcccGGAAAGGGAGCCCAGGTCTGCCAGTTTCTCCCTGGCCTCCTGGCCAACATATTTTGGGCTTGACTCCATAACACTCTTCCCTAAAACTTCCCTAAAACTCCCCCATGTGGGCTTTTTACAGGAAGGAGTGGCAAGAGAAATATTGATTGCATACACTGCCAACCAAAATCCGCTCTGAGCATGTGTGCCTGCCTTCAAAATTCCCACTCACCCAAAGGGAATACTGGGCTTTTAACTTTCTGCCCTGTGCCCTGCCCTGCTAAGATCCCACAGTGATTACCCCAAGATAATGACTATTCTCAGATTAACTTTGGATGAAGGCTTCCACCGAGCTAGTGTTTGGGTCTGAAGATGCTCATGCAGAATTCCCTCCGTAAACCTTCTAAATttttcatcagtggcatttattgagcccttcctgtgtacaGAACTAACTTTACCAAGCTctttgggggagttcaatagagttggtagacatgatcccagctctcaaggatcttacaatctagtggcagccacaatccctgccctcaaggagcacacagtcaagcttgttgtggacactgaacggtgtcttagagaagcagcgtggctcagttgaaagagcacgggctttggagtcagaggtcatgggttcaaatcccagctccatcacttgtcagttgtgtgactgggcaagtcacttcacttctctgggtctcagttacctcatctgtaaaatggggattaagactgtgagcgcccccgtgggacaacctgatcaccttgtaacctccccagcagttagaacagtgctttgtgcatagtaagcactcaataaatattataaaaaaagttCTTCTTATAGACACATCTCTTTCAGAGCAACCACCTGGCACTGACAGCTCTTGGTATTTCTTATTTGCCACCCTCCACCCACCAACGCCTGCTTCTGGCTATTTTTGATCCACATCTTTCGGTCATTTTATGTTTCTGGCTTGTGGTTCGTCTTTTCATGAGACTTGGCCACCTCGACATCTATGCACAGGTGCTGAGGAAGAAGCTAAATAAGTATGTATGGAAGTGCAAGGGAGGGCTGGAAGGTTGATAAGACTTGGGGTGCTGCTGATCAGTCCAATAAATAATGGTGATgatttcttggaggaggagagatttttcagaagaggggaaGGCTGAGATCTGGCGGATTTGgccgggaggaagttccaggccctggggacaaAATGAGCATGGGATAAGAGGAGAGCTGGGTAAGGCTAGGAGGTGAGCTTGACAGAAGTGAAAAGTACTgtcaggggaggagggatgagcaCAGATATTTAGGCTGGAGAGCCATAAAGCCCATGGCAAAGCATCTTTGATTAGTGTCTCTCTAAgcgcttggcctagaggaaagatcatgggcttgggagtcagaggacctgggttctaatgccagctccaccacttgtctgctgtgggactttgggcaagtcacttcacttctctatgcctctgtttcctcatctgtaaaatggggagtaaatcctattccctcctacctagactgtgagccccatgtgggacaaatgtgtccaacctgataaccgtttatctgccccagtgcttggaacagtgcagaAAGAAGTGTGAGACTACAAAGGACCAAAGAACAGAGGTCAAGGGCTTTGGTAAATTCAAATGGGCCACTTTAAACCAGGTGCTTTTCCAgggaagggatgagggaactCCAATAacacctccttcattcattcagttgtatttactgagagcttactgtgtgcagagcactggactaagaacttggaaagtataattcagcaatgaagagagacaatctctgcccacacagggctcacagtctagaaggggagagacagatatcaaaacaagtaaacaggaatcattataaataaatagaattgtagctatataaatatatacataagtgctgtgggatggggaggggggaaagaaaagggagtgagtcgaggtgatgtgggagggggagctgagggaaaggggggcttagtctgggaaggcctcttggaggaggtgagccttcagtaggactttgaagggggaagagtggattgtttggcagattttaagagagggcattccaggccagatgtaggatgtggggcaggggtcgatggtggggtaGGCAAGATCGAGCAGAACacgcgctacctcgaattcctcaacaccaactctctccttgaccccctccagtctggcttccgtcccctacattccacagaaactgccctctcaaaggtcaccaatgacctcctgcttgccaaatccaacagctcatactctatccaaatcctcctcgacctctcggctgccttcgacactgtggaccacccccttttcctcaacacactatccgaccttggcttcacagactccgtcctctcctggttctcctcttatctctccggtcgttcattctcagtctcttttgcagactcctcctccccctcccatcctcttactctgggggttccccaaggttcagtgcttggtccccttctgttctcgatctacacgcactcccttggttacctcattcgctctcacggcttcaactatcatctctacgctgatgacacccagatctacatctctgcccctgctctctccccctctccaggctggcatctcctcctgccttcaggacatctccttctggatgtctgcccaccacctaaaactcaacatgtccaagactgaactccttgtctttcctcccaaaccctgccctatccctgactttcccatctctgttgacggcactaccatccttcccgtctcacaagcccgcaaccttggtgtcatccttgactccgctctctcattcacccctcacatccaagccgtcaccaaaacctgccggtctcagctccgcaacattgccaagatccgcccttccctctccatccaaaccgctaccctgctcgttcaagctctcatcctatccggtctggactactgcatcagccttctctctgatctcccatcctcgtatctctccccacttcaatccatacttcatgctgctgcccggattgtctttgtccagaaacgctctgggcatgttactcccctcctcaaaaatctccagtggctaccaatcaatctgcacatcaggcagaaactcctcaccctcggcttcaaggctctccatcaccttgcacccttctacctcacctcgcttctctccttctacagcccacccagcaccctctgctcctctgccgctaatctcctcaccgtgcctcgttctcacctgtcctgccgtcaagccccggcccacgtcatcccccgggcctggaatgccctccctccgcacatccgccaagctagcgctcttcctcccttcaaggccctactgagagctcacctccttcaggaggccttcccagactgagccccttccttcctctcccccttgtcccccttccatcccccccatcttacctccttcccttccccacagcacctgtatatatgtatatatgtttgtacttatttattactctatttatttattttgcttgtacatatctattctatttattttattttgttagtatgtttggttttgttctctgtctcccccttctagactgtgagcccactgttgggtagggactgtctctatatgttgccaacttgtacttcccaagtgcttagtacagtgctctgcacacagtaagcgctcaataaatacgattgattgattgattgattgattgagaaggttagcaccagaggagctgattgtgtgggctggagtgtagaaagagagaagggacgtgaggtaagaaggggcaaggtgatggagagctttgaagccaatagtgaggagtttttgcttgataaggagataaaaggactgtgcccaatgtgGGGCTTGAGCTCACAATGCTGAAATTAAGAGTCTCAGATGCTACCGACTGAACTAACCTCCTGATTGGTTGCTTGACTTTATCCTGCCTACTTGCTCCAGCAATAGAGGAAGAAAGCTTTTTCATCCTTGGCTTCGAGTAGCTGACAGAATGCCAAGGCAAGGGTTAAGGCCATATTAACACAGGGGAGCACagtgacctagttgaaagagtatgggcttgggagtcagaggacctggcttctaatcccagctctgacagatGACTGGTGTTTGAACTTtggccagtcactttgcttctctgtgcctcagttttctcatttgtaaatggggatcaatgcctgttctcccacctgcttagactgtgaccccatatggggcagagaccatgtcctacctgattagcttgtacaaaatgcaaaaattaataattataataataattatgattagtgGTTGACTATCCTGTTGCTTTGCTGCTCAGGCAACAGAGGAAGGAAGCTTTCTCATCCTTgccctagagggggaggcagagctcTAAGGCTGGGGTTAAGGCTGCTGGCTGCCTGCTCTGGAAAATTCATTTACTTCTCAGCTCCCTgtagcagtgtgccctagtgggacaagcacaggactgagagtcagaggacctgggttctaatacctgctctgccattttttatggcatttattaagcgcttactatgtgcaaagcactgttctaagcactgggggggatacaaggtgatcaggttgtcccacggagggctcacagtcaatccctattttacagatgaggtaactgaggcacagagaagttaagtgacttgcccaaagtcacccagcggacagttggcggagctgggatttgaacccgtgaccactgatgccaaagcccattctctttcccctgagccacgtttgtgtgaccttgggcaagtcacttaacttctctgtgcctcagtttcctcgtctgtaaaatggggattaaatcctattccccccctacctagactgtgagccccatgcgcgacaaatgtgtccaacctgataaccgggtatctgtcccagtgcttggtacatagtaagtgtttaacaaatacatttttttaaaaaaagctcagAATGCTGAagtacttgcttgctgggtgtggaaccaaatcatcatcaatcgtatttattgagcgcttactatgtgcagagcactgtactaagcgctttttgggctcccggctctgccacttgtctgctgtgggacccagaagcagcgaggctcagtggaaagagcccaggctttggagtcagaggtcaggggttcaaatcccagctccgccaattgtcagctgggtgactttggtcaagtcacttaacttctctgtgcctcagttccctcatctgtaaaatggggattaagactgtgagctccatgtgggacaacctgatcaccttgtatccccccaatgcttagaacagtgctttgcacatagtaagcgcttaacaaataccattattattattattattattattattctctgtgcctcagttacttcatctgtaaaatggggattgaaactgtgagccccacgtgggacagggactgtgtccaatccgatttgcttgcattcaccccagtgcttagtacagtgcctggcacatagtaagtgcttaacacataccacaattggtattattattgttattatcatcattattattacgacagCTGCAAACGGGGAGGGCAGAACAACGGATTGCAAGCCACTGGTCAACCGGCTGTGGATTGGGGTTGAAGGTCAGCcctgagggaagaaagaaggcccTGAGGGTTGCTGGAAATCATTCCAGGTTAAGTGTTCACAGACAGTTGGACACCGTACTGCAACGTAGCAGGTGGAAAGGCTCGCTGGATGATGGAGAGAGAAGTGTAGGGGGACTTTTGGAGCCTGTAGTAAAATGTGGGTGGGTGGTGAGGGGGGAGacactccctccttcctgtcGGCGCCATGGCAGGAAGCTctccgccccgcccccacccccgtctcCCGCTGAGGAGGCGCCGCCGTGACCGTTGGGCGGGAAATAGCCGCAGGGAGGAGGGGCCGCTCGTAGTTGGCCAGAAAACTGGCGTTAAGGGGAGCAGGAACGTGAAGGAATTGACTGGGATCACTCATTTCCAGGCTGGTCATCCAAGCGATTATCATTTTATGGCGTGTttagtgtaattcattcattcagtcgtatttattgagcaatttgtgcagagcactgtactaagcgcttgggaagtacaagttggcaacaaatagagacggtccctacccaacaacgggctcaagaaAAAGAAGGCGGGTCAGGAAAAGACGAAGAACCTCAATAGTGACAGGAACTGTTTATCGCTTGCCAAACCGTTGCCGTGACTGGAAAGTTGGGCCTAATTTTCCCTACCGCGCAAAATATCGACGCGAAAAAAGTCGTTCTAATGAAAGGAACATGAATGAAAAAGGGCTTGACAGTTGAAAACGCTGAAAATGAAACTAATTCTTAAGTCTCCAGTCCGCTTAATACTCGAAACATCCACAGAGATATTTGTAAACCCCTCGCAAAATATAAACATAAAAAGTCGATGAACTGAGAGGAGAAAACATTTTTAAACCATTTGAAAATGAAAACGATGAAAAGGAAACTCATCCTTAGGCTTCCAGTTCACTAACACTCGAACGACCTTCAGAGATATTTACAAAGTCGATGCAAAATatcaacatttaaaaaaaaaaactttactgAGAGGAGAATAAATTTTTAAATGTTTAAAATATATAATGATAAAAGGAAACATTCTTAAGCGTTCAGTTCCCTTAACACTCAAGCCGTCCACCGGGAATTTATAAATGACACGCAAAATAGCAACATTAAAAGTCACTaatgaaatgaaaattaaattttaaaatgctttaaaaaatgaTGAAAGGGAAACTCTAATACTTAAACAACCAGGCCACACTCGAGACATCCGTTTATATGCCAAACATTAACATAAGAAAATCCATGCAACAAGAtgagaatgaataataaaaataatgaagaaTTGAAAAAATAATTTCCAGTGAAAAATATAGGTTCCTGTGTCATTAATTTCTCAAGCATTCTAGAAATTGTTTGCCTTCAATATCCTTCAACTTTCAGGAGATGGTTATAGATATAGGTTTTTAATCCATACCTATTTAAATTAAGGGTGAACTATCATAATAAAAACATGTTGAAGTACTTAAAGAGGACatggcatatatgtatatattcttacATTGAAATGCatttgaatgccatcattattatttgaaatcCACTATTTAAAGTGAACCACCTGTCTTTTGACATGGGAAGGGGGTTGGTGAAGACGTTGGGAGGGGAATGAGACCTAATTGGAAGCATTCTTATGTAAAATGCATTTAGGGTTTTGAGGGTAAGTCTTTCATCTAAAAGGAAGTTATTTCCTTTGAAAGCCGAGCAGCTGTTCAGTACCTAGGCAGCATTCCCCATTAGCTGCtgctcatttttattttcttcagtTGCATGGTTTTTATCCTTATTTGgctcttcctcagccccaaagcacttaagtgcatatccttaatttatttctttgcattaatgtttgcctccccatctagactgtaagcttgttatggtcagggaaagtgtctatcaactcttttacactgtactctcccaagcgcttagtacagtgctctacacacagtaatgtgTATCTGCCTTCTCACATATAGAGAGCGAGGACCCAAACTCACCCCGTGTTTACCATGTATTGTGTCCAGtcctccagcctgtaagctcattgtggacagggaatgaatgtggacagatactattgattgactgaccttgttCCTATGCTACCGCTAAACCCAGTGCGTTGGCACCTAGACAGCGCTTAATGCCCAGCTgtaggtctagtggatagagctcgttTGAAAGAGCTGAAATGGGGTAACAAGGATGGCAGAAGAAATCCTGGAAAAATTCAGTGAGGCATAGTCTGGAAATAGGTGGCAAATCCATGCATAAGTGGGAGGCAGCAGCTCCTCCCCTGGCTTCTGTAAGGGCCTATCGGCATGCTGAGTTGACAAACTTTGGCCCTGGTAGGTAAGGCACCAGGTGGTACACCCAGATGACACAAGTCCAGCTGTCGAAATGTCAAATGAGCAAAGTGCCTGctattagactgtatgctcattgtgggctgagaatgtgtctaccaactctgttatataactctctcccaagcacttagtacagtgctctgcactcatcacTCAATAAACGATTGCTTGTTTATTACTGCCACCTCTATGAAGGGACCCTTCCTGGGAGGAAAACCTGGAGTACAACTACTCACCTTATTTCAGATATCTGATTGACACTTTCACCCCTTCCCCAATCACCCGGtcaaccctggctctgccgacCCCTCTTCTGCTAGGACCGACCTGCAACATGGTATGAACATAGCAAGTGGTCATCTGTGCATGGGGTCATGAA
It includes:
- the LOC119949938 gene encoding olfactory receptor 24-like, with product MFLRKIQQVLAIDWMSEQNERVRSQKLEWRVFHCCMFVSNEKVRRRFQLPVAPRPVRGFQFPCALVLGKNLAPVSSSTHVSAPKRGRGKVKDLATGHRPQGFSYISTAIWMFILISDNSYMSPMEGVNQTRDSEFVLLGLLGSPKQQQQQQQLIFWLFLWLYLLGGTGNLFMILATSSNPLLHTPMYFFLSNLSFIDLCLITTTVPKMLLNIQTRKQTISYAGCLTQMYFANILLGMDNLILGVMALDRNVAICHPLRYTSVMLPSLCALLVAVPWVLTNLISLALTLLTARLSFCGNNEIPHFFCDINMLLKLSCSDTRGEEIFLLILTSVFGMPPLVCILVSYSRIVATVLRIPSAKGKQKAFTTCGSHLTVVALFYGAGLAVFFTPPSSHSKGKDPAPSVMYMVVTPMLNPFIYSLRNKDMKGVVKKWAC